The window ACCTTGTTTACCATTCTCTAATGAAGGGGTTATCTTTGCTAATAATAAATCTCCGGCTTCACAATATGTAAAACTTGATATGCTCTCTTTTTTTCTTACTTGATACCTTACATAAATATTCGAATTGGAAACCAAATCCATTGGTATAAAAGCGATAGCGTCTAAATTACTTATATCTTTATTTTGTCTTATATTCGCAACTTCAATGAGCTTTACCACTTCCCACTCTTTTGGAATTTGGCAATTGAGTTCTTTGCTATACTTAAATTCTTTATGCCCGATGCCTTT of the candidate division WOR-3 bacterium genome contains:
- a CDS encoding restriction endonuclease subunit S, yielding KGIGHKEFKYSKELNCQIPKEWEVVKLIEVANIRQNKDISNLDAIAFIPMDLVSNSNIYVRYQVRKKESISSFTYCEAGDLLLAKITPSLENGKQGIVPNDIPNGVALATTEVFPIACENINNLFLFYILKYPKFRNQIIASMIGTTGRQRASKDSVINLKIPLPSGPEQQKIAE